Part of the Actinomycetota bacterium genome, ACCGCTCAGACGCGGATGCTGCTCGGGATCGCCTACCGCCGCCAGGGCGACGAGCATGGGGCAATGAGCGAGTTCGAGGCCGCGTTGGCGACGTTCGAGCGGCTGGGGGCGAAGCTGGACGAGGAGCGTGTGAAGGAGCTGCTCGGCAGGCTCGAGACGCGTCGGACGTTCCTCTTCACCGACATCGTCGACTCGACGAGGCTGCTCGACACGCTCGGCGCCGAGAAGTGGAAGAGGCTGCTTGCCCGCCACGACGAGCTGCTGCGCGAGCGGATCGTGGACAGCGGCGGCGAGGTGATCAAGCAGACCGGTGATGGCTTCTTCGCGTCGTTCGGCAACCCGAAGGCGGCGATCGAGGCGGCCGTGGGGATCCAGCGCGCCCTCGACGCCGAGGTCGTCGCCCCCGACGTCAGGATTGGCGTCCACACCGGCGGGGGCTTCCACACCGACGGCGATTTCAGGGACTACGGCGGGGAGGGCGTGCACACGGCCGCACGCATCGCCGCGGCGGCGGGCCCCGGAGAGATCCTCGCCAGCAGCGAAACGCTCGACGACATCCCGACGGCCTTCCGCCTCTCGGAGCCTCGGCTGGAGCTGCTGAAGGGCTTCGAGCAGTCAGTCGAGGTGGTCTCGGTCGCTTGGCGCTAAGCCGACCGCTGGGCTCGATCCGCCCGGCGTCAGGTCACGCTCGAGATGCTCTCCCGATTTAGTGCGCGTCCTCTCCAATCCGGCGTTCGAGGTCGGGGTGCTCGAGAGCGCGCATGCGCTCGAGCAGACGCCCTCCGCGGTCGTCGACGAGCACGAGCCGGCGGTGCCTGTTCTGCACGAACCCCTCCTCGACCGATTGGTCGACGAGGGGAGCGAGGTAGCCGGCGACGTCTAGGATCCCGGCCGGCTTGACGTGGAGGCCGAGCTAGAGCCAGGGCAGGATCTCGAACAACTCCTCGAGCGTGCCCACCCGCCCGGCAACGCCACGACCCGTCCGGAGGTCGAACATCAGCGCCTTGCGTTCGTGCATCGAGCCGATGATTGAGGAGGTCACGCCAGCGTCTTCATCTTCGACCACCGACGGCACCGTATAACGAAGCCGTCTGGGTAACAGGCGTCAACAGATAGCCCCGCCGGCGACGTGATCGGTCGAGCTGCGCCTCGGGGGATGCTTTGCCCAACTGTTTTGGAGTTCGTCGGCGGCCCTCAGCGCGACCTCGATCACCTCACCGTCCGGCAACGCCTGTCCCCGCTGGCGGGCGGCAGCGAAGGCCCCGTCTCCCAGCCGCTCGTTGGCCGTAACGAGAGCCTGGCGCAGCCGGTCCGATTCCGCCCCGAAGGTCGGGGCGGCGGTCTCCGCCACCTCGGCCGCGGCTGCGATAATCACCGCTGGCTCATCGGCTTCGAGGTGCACCAGCAGCTCCACGAGGTTGCGGAGGGTGGTCCACTGCTGGGTCCAGCTGCCGCTGCGACGCCAGCGGCGGATCAGGTCGGCGAAGGCCGGCAGGGCCTGCGTCGGTTCGTCGTGCCGGACCCGCAGGCTCGCCGCGGTGAGCTGCGCCACGCCGTCGATGAACCAGGCTCCGCAGTCGCGCGCGAGCCGG contains:
- a CDS encoding LOG family protein: MVEDEDAGVTSSIIGSMHERKALMFDLRTGRGVAGRVGTLEELFEILPWL